The Huiozyma naganishii CBS 8797 chromosome 3, complete genome genome contains a region encoding:
- the YPS7 gene encoding putative aspartic endopeptidase (similar to Saccharomyces cerevisiae YPS7 (YDR349C); ancestral locus Anc_5.401): MSRLFWYFHFTVFYLGLWNPVAFGKSNTNDNTLGIPVLPIYCDKDGVYYANVSLGSPAQPHKMRIDISKPYSWVISGAQDIQCNKLHSGCFENDVFYPNESISGVSLSNSYEYNMNFIDNVRVNGTLFMDTMNFTDTSMLGNLSNTVQNNSMLTMTSDYLALRNISFVTTSSSTTDLGSLGLGGSIHSSVFDIDSENFQDTFFLLKTMANLNLIKSKSYSLWLGNCRRTIDTITPDADNGSVAGKLILGAVDPSLYEGEFFQFNTISYIEPSHNLSTFGYPILPMGPIYMTSQAGRRLNMTSEQYLQPALLDSSFVGSFLPANTIIQIAIQIGAIYIESLNRWVVPCSVASMGAHIDFTFDGLDIKVPLSDLLTSSKDPATNSTMHFAEGESACFLMLYSNNAMGFNVLGTSFIKNAYIAVDLDGTKVAIAQAKNTTGDSTSIVTVIPALTGGGSTTAVRTVRKISSGYIPYATLRMAKNETHLSIRPTGTVTEVPAQFTAFVNSNGMIAGNGRSFYDTSRLSTTLRSTTSQEYLSLRTVGDNSTVASTGGATSRNAAAGKRAQLYRDTQTGSSLSWNLAAWTSVLSLSLLGYLALFV; the protein is encoded by the coding sequence ATGTCACGACTCTTTTGGTATTTCCATTTTACTGTATTTTATCTTGGGCTTTGGAACCCAGTGGCCTTCGGAAAGTCGAACACGAACGACAACACACTTGGAATACCGGTGTTACCAATATATTGCGACAAAGATGGAGTGTATTACGCTAACGTTTCGTTAGGTTCCCCCGCACAACCCCACAAGATGAGGATAGATATTAGCAAGCCTTACAGTTGGGTCATTTCGGGCGCCCAGGACATACAGTGCAATAAACTGCATAGTGGCTGCTTCGAAAACGATGTTTTTTACCCTAATGAATCAATAAGTGGGGTGTCCCTGAGCAACTCCTATGAATACAATATGAACTTTATTGATAACGTCCGTGTCAACGGTACGCTATTCATGGACACTATGAATTTTACTGACACAAGTATGTTGGGCAACCTATCGAACACGGTACAGAATAATAGCATGCTTACTATGACTTCAGATTATCTCGCCCTCCGAAATATTTCATTCGTCACGACATCCAGTTCTACGACGGATCTAGGAAGTTTGGGACTTGGCGGATCGATCCACAGTTCCGTGTTTGATATCGACAGTGAAAACTTCCAAGATACCTTTTTCCTGCTAAAAACTATGGCAAACCTCAATTTGATAAAGTCTAAATCGTACTCGCTGTGGTTGGGCAATTGCCGTAGAACTATCGACACGATTACACCAGACGCAGATAACGGAAGTGTGGCTGGTAAATTGATTCTTGGTGCAGTGGACCCATCTTTGTATGAGGGGGAGTTTTTCCAGTTTAATACAATTTCATACATCGAGCCGTCGCATAATCTGTCGACTTTTGGTTATCCCATTTTACCGATGGGTCCGATTTACATGACTTCTCAGGCTGGGCGAAGATTGAATATGACCTCTGAACAGTATTTGCAACCAGCACTGTTGGACTCCAGTTTTGTCGGAAGTTTTCTACCTGCTAACACGATCATTCAAATTGCTATCCAGATTGGGGCGATTTACATTGAATCCTTGAACAGATGGGTTGTTCCCTGCAGTGTAGCAAGCATGGGGGCACACATCGATTTTACGTTCGATGGGCTGGATATCAAAGTACCGCTAAGCGATCTCCTGACCTCCTCGAAGGACCCGGCAACGAACTCCACGATGCATTTCGCGGAGGGCGAATCAGCATGTTTCCTAATGTTGTACTCGAACAATGCGATGGGGTTTAACGTGTTGGGGACCTCGTTCATCAAAAATGCGTACATTGCAGTCGACTTAGACGGCACCAAAGTTGCTATTGCGCAGGCGAAGAACACGACAGGCGATAGCACTTCAATAGTGACTGTAATACCAGCTCTCACTGGCGGCGGTTCCACCACCGCCGTGAGAACCGTGAGGAAGATATCCTCCGGTTATATACCGTATGCCACGCTGAGGATGGCAAAGAACGAGACACACCTGTCCATCAGGCCGACGGGCACGGTAACGGAGGTCCCCGCACAATTTACTGCGTTCGTTAACTCCAATGGGATGATCGCCGGCAACGGGAGGTCCTTCTACGATACCTCCAGACTCTCTACGACTCTGAGGTCCACCACATCACAAGAGTACCTGTCACTGCGTACGGTTGGAGACAACTCGACAGTCGCTTCGACGGGCGGTGCGACGAGCAGAAACGCTGCCGCGGGAAAGCGCGCACAACTTTACCGCGATACGCAGACTGGCTCGTCCCTGTCTTGGAACCTCGCCGCCTGGACCAGCGTCCTTTCCCTGAGTCTACTAGGCTACCTAGCACTGTTTGTATGA
- the PAL1 gene encoding Pal1p (similar to Saccharomyces cerevisiae YDR348C and YHR097C; ancestral locus Anc_5.399) encodes MQHTGGSGRQFASNNPFRSPDLTNTATGFGSLQDEQDGVWSARGSMQSQFSGDASPAVSSSAKSNSKNPFLDDISPLIPNSYSRPQPTYQQDERPGYVNDSPPQERHPRKYKNSEEEKEELRQRYLSDRGSDSEYAQRSPARKPPAALVDLPPSYDDVSESRTRVNKYPEEKRSSSHNSHSSRSRTHRHHSSHERNGSDHRTQRYHSGGTSNSGTSKKEKRKSSAVLSKNVDTIDKLDVTGLYGGSFHHDGPFDACTPQRNKNNKAAPVLAFPVDGPNSTIGGATTKKSAMNEVFGVEDIDDDHDLYTMKNTSKDAIRSNVGKQMRNMDTKNKTVQLHGTETDGLGSSTFLDGAPAVGIQRGNTISYRTPDAYDRRGSGRDPQDLRRNRSTNSRPVPHRFNSNEDYSSRAPAQDVDGDPDEDVYLGVRFDRNSKKQSTGNKFLNRVKSLKVGAKKI; translated from the coding sequence ATGCAACACACTGGCGGTTCAGGCAGGCAGTTTGCCAGCAACAACCCCTTCAGGTCTCCAGACCTAACAAATACTGCGACTGGGTTTGGCTCGTTGCAAGATGAGCAGGATGGCGTATGGTCCGCGAGAGGCTCCATGCAGTCGCAATTTTCAGGTGACGCGTCGCCGGCGGTCAGCTCCTCTGCAAAAAGCAACTCGAAGAATCCGTTCCTCGACGATATCTCTCCGCTTATCCCAAACTCGTATTCTCGCCCACAGCCCACATACCAACAAGATGAACGCCCTGGCTACGTTAACGATTCTCCACCACAGGAGCGCCACCCACGCAAGTATAAAAattcagaagaagagaaggaggaactgAGGCAGAGGTACTTGAGTGATAGGGGCAGCGACTCCGAATATGCGCAGAGGTCGCCAGCTCGCAAACCTCCCGCGGCCCTCGTTGACTTGCCCCCCTCGTACGATGACGTATCAGAAAGCAGGACGAGAGTAAATAAGTACCCTGAGGAGAAGCGGTCCAGCAGTCATAATAGtcacagcagcagatctCGCACGCACCGCCACCACAGCTCGCACGAGAGGAACGGCAGCGACCACAGGACACAGCGCTATCACAGTGGTGGTACCTCGAATAGCGGGACCtcaaagaaggagaagaggaaaagttCGGCAGTCCTGTCGAAAAATGTGGACACTATCGATAAACTGGACGTCACGGGACTGTACGGCGGGTCGTTCCACCACGACGGCCCCTTCGACGCCTGCACGCCGCAAAGAAATAAGAATAACAAGGCTGCCCCAGTGCTGGCGTTCCCAGTAGACGGGCCCAATTCCACCATTGGTGGTGCCACAACTAAGAAATCGGCCATGAATGAAGTGTTTGGTGTCGAGGACATTGACGACGACCACGATTTGTACACAATGAAGAATACCAGCAAGGATGCTATCAGGAGCAACGTTGGTAAACAGATGAGAAACATGGACACTAAGAATAAAACGGTTCAACTGCACGGAACGGAGACCGATGGTCTCGGATCCAGCACTTTCTTGGATGGGGCCCCCGCTGTGGGAATACAGAGGGGCAATACCATCTCATATAGGACCCCGGATGCCTACGATAGGCGGGGGTCTGGCAGGGACCCACAGGATCTGCGCAGGAATCGGAGCACTAACAGTCGCCCTGTTCCGCACAGGTTCAATAGCAACGAAGACTATTCGAGTCGGGCGCCAGCCCAGGACGTTGACGGTGATCCGGACGAGGATGTTTACCTCGGTGTACGTTTCGATAGGAACTCGAAAAAACAATCGACTGGTAACAAGTTTCTGAATAGggtgaaaagtttgaaagtTGGTGCTAAGAAGATTTAG
- the MRP1 gene encoding mitochondrial 37S ribosomal protein mS43 (similar to Saccharomyces cerevisiae MRP1 (YDR347W); ancestral locus Anc_5.398) yields the protein MLWRGKLCDVARCRMGKRFISTRSLGHLTHGRSLPGVLSARGLQNSWFDPVEHYTLLLNKYTANNEALQQKSLETIIAECGTSATKKYVANYASLLFNREFALSCLRGISKPLPEVKPGREALLATPDMSLKFSNEPISSGNKRLQLALEASFDSMVQFRTLLLNSNLAINGDGFTWLVARIYKPKVQSTGSAKLNEFKYDSLFVLNTYNAGTPFTLQRPNELQNLENQYTAKNAPAEPEESAVRKEGADSYLNDLAPLEEIKKMAFDDTVYVPLLAIDASPKSWLTDYGVFGKQEYLDRTWEAINWKVIETRLPEPYEQGYL from the coding sequence ATGTTGTGGAGGGGAAAGTTGTGTGACGTGGCGAGATGCCGCATGGGGAAACGGTTTATCTCGACGAGGTCTTTGGGGCATCTGACGCATGGCCGGTCGCTGCCAGGGGTGCTCTCCGCCAGAGGGTTGCAGAACAGCTGGTTTGACCCTGTAGAGCACTACAcgttgttgctgaacaaaTACACGGCAAACAACGAGGCACTGCAGCAGAAATCGTTGGAGACGATCATTGCGGAGTGTGGGACCTCTGCGACGAAGAAGTACGTGGCCAATTACGCCtcgttgctgttcaacCGCGAATTTGCACTATCTTGTCTCCGCGGGATCTCTAAACCGCTGCCCGAGGTGAAACCAGGGCGGGAGGCTCTCCTGGCGACACCGGATATGTCGCTGAAATTCAGTAACGAGCCAATCTCCTCTGGGAACAAGCGGTTGCAGTTGGCGCTGGAGGCGTCATTCGACTCGATGGTCCAGTTCAGaacgttgctgttgaactcgAACCTAGCAATTAACGGGGATGGGTTCACGTGGCTCGTAGCAAGGATATACAAGCCCAAAGTGCAGAGTACAGGGTCTGCGAAACTTAACGAGTTCAAGTATGACTCCCTGTTCGTTTTGAACACGTACAATGCGGGGACGCCGTTTACTCTGCAGAGACCCAATGAGTTGCAAAACTTGGAGAACCAGTACACGGCGAAGAACGCACCGGCGGAGCCCGAGGAATCAGCGGTGCGCAAGGAGGGTGCTGACTCGTATCTGAATGACCTGGCACCGCTGGAGGAGATTAAGAAGATGGCGTTTGATGACACCGTTTACGTGCCTCTACTAGCAATAGATGCGTCCCCCAAGAGCTGGCTGACAGATTACGGAGTCTTCGGGAAACAAGAGTATTTGGATAGGACATGGGAGGCAATTAACTGGAAAGTGATAGAAACGAGGTTACCTGAACCGTATGAACAGGGGTACCTCTGA
- the SVF1 gene encoding Svf1p (similar to Saccharomyces cerevisiae SVF1 (YDR346C); ancestral locus Anc_5.397): MLKWIQGGISAVTGIAEPEYGKEYIHTLTERLDGKQPYCVATREDFCWKAPEFTNVETATFYFNNLDSGVTGFAQVIHSNLMGIRTAAQFTFRIFNTKDPEALNLWTSTKLENFRVEGPNFYADDLSIELTDDDKTFHVVSNVCEQSKVDLYITRLTPAAKAGPDPTTYYGDNWEEPWGSLRHSFWPRNRCRGTLNLKIEVLQDDVSDEEETQGGDEDEDEDEDEDEDEDEDDDDDDSSDDDDDDDDYEESTKVYRDEVITFGENDPAYSMFVLAFQGMKPNHAAKAWNFVYVHTRENSAVLMEYITPKSYGNTKVSVGILTSDTEILSLSINNNYEHLETEVDEVGWSVPKKIKVEFAGVSPEVTDEQIAGGELKKDDEVSAVIEGPMTNLIERIDVMGEIPGFVKNIVSGIAGTKPYIYQYADDKFTLQVNGGKKVQCLGWAEVTFISKSDEVSAESYNEN; this comes from the coding sequence ATGCTGAAGTGGATTCAAGGTGGGATTTCCGCTGTCACTGGGATAGCCGAGCCAGAATACGGTAAAGAGTACATCCACACGTTGACGGAAAGATTGGATGGGAAACAGCCGTACTGTGTTGCTACACGCGAGGATTTTTGTTGGAAGGCACCAGAGTTCACGAATGTGGAGACCGCGACTTTctacttcaacaacttggATTCTGGTGTGACCGGTTTTGCGCAGGTGATCCACTCGAACCTGATGGGTATCCGCACCGCTGCGCAGTTTACCTTCAGGATATTCAATACGAAGGATCCAGAGGCGCTGAACTTGTGGACGTCGACGAAGCTGGAGAACTTCAGAGTGGAGGGCCCCAATTTCTACGCCGATGATTTGTCCATCGAACTGACCGACGACGATAAGACGTTCCACGTGGTTTCCAATGTATGCGAACAGTCCAAGGTCGATCTGTATATCACGAGACTAACCCCCGCTGCGAAGGCTGGTCCAGACCCTACTACTTACTACGGGGACAACTGGGAGGAGCCCTGGGGATCCCTAAGACACAGCTTCTGGCCCAGAAATAGATGTCGTGGGACTCTCAACTTGAAGATTGAAGTGCTTCAAGATGATGTtagtgacgaagaagaaactcaaGGTGGcgacgaagatgaagatgaagatgaagatgaagatgaagatgaagatgaagatgacgacgatgatgattcttctgatgatgatgatgacgatgatgactACGAGGAGTCAACCAAGGTTTACAGGGATGAAGTCATTACTTTCGGGGAAAATGATCCAGCCTACTCAATGTTTGTCTTGGCTTTCCAAGGGATGAAACCTAACCACGCGGCGAAGGCATGGAATTTCGTCTACGTCCACACAAGGGAGAACAGTGCCGTTCTTATGGAATATATCACCCCGAAGTCATACGGTAATACTAAAGTCTCCGTTGGTATTCTTACCAGTGACACCGAAATTTTGAGTTTGTCAATTAACAACAACTACGAACATTTGGAGACAGAGGTCGACGAAGTCGGCTGGAGCGTTCCAAAGAAGATTAAAGTCGAGTTTGCCGGGGTGTCGCCAGAGGTCACCGACGAGCAGATTGCCGGCGGTGAgctgaagaaggacgaCGAAGTGTCTGCCGTTATTGAAGGGCCCATGACCAACTTGATCGAGAGGATCGATGTCATGGGAGAGATCCCAGGGTTCGTCAAAAATATTGTTTCTGGGATTGCCGGCACAAAACCATACATCTACCAGTACGCAGACGACAAGTTTACTCTGCAAGTAAACGGTGGTAAGAAAGTTCAGTGTTTGGGCTGGGCCGAAGTTACGTTCATCTCCAAGTCTGATGAGGTGAGCGCTGAATCTTACAACGAAAACTAG